The following are encoded together in the Variovorax sp. PBS-H4 genome:
- a CDS encoding FMN-binding negative transcriptional regulator, producing the protein MYLPPQFDSHDRAIAAELMRQHPFASLVSTDDEGLPFVTHLPLVLEDRGEEGGFALLGHCAKPNPQWRYLQSRPRAVATFLGPHAYLSPSVYPDLARVPTWNYLAVHCTVEARLIETPAEKDALLKQLIGEHEPAYAQQWRDLGEDFQLKMLNGIVGFELRVTTLQCKLKLNQHRRESHGAMYARYSAGTPDEQALAAWMQRLGMQTDAAPAQRN; encoded by the coding sequence ATGTACCTGCCGCCCCAGTTCGACAGCCACGATCGCGCCATCGCCGCGGAGCTGATGCGGCAGCATCCCTTCGCCAGCCTGGTCTCGACCGACGACGAGGGGCTGCCTTTCGTCACGCACCTGCCCCTGGTGCTCGAAGATCGCGGGGAGGAGGGCGGCTTCGCGCTGCTGGGCCATTGCGCCAAGCCCAACCCGCAGTGGCGCTACCTGCAGTCGCGGCCGCGCGCAGTGGCCACCTTTCTCGGGCCGCACGCCTATCTGTCGCCCTCGGTCTACCCGGATCTCGCGCGCGTGCCCACCTGGAACTACCTCGCGGTGCACTGCACGGTCGAAGCCCGCCTCATCGAGACGCCGGCAGAAAAGGACGCGCTGCTCAAGCAGCTGATCGGCGAGCACGAGCCGGCCTATGCGCAGCAATGGCGCGACCTGGGGGAGGACTTCCAGCTCAAGATGCTCAATGGCATCGTCGGCTTCGAGCTGCGAGTGACGACGCTGCAATGCAAGCTCAAGCTCAACCAGCACCGGCGCGAGTCGCATGGAGCGATGTATGCGCGCTACAGCGCGGGCACGCCGGACGAGCAGGCGTTGGCGGCCTGGATGCAGCGCCTGGGCATGCAGACCGACGCCGCGCCGGCGCAGAGGAACTGA
- a CDS encoding ankyrin repeat domain-containing protein, giving the protein MHRANLCLLLAALAFGAAAPAAAQVPPTAPEALAYEGVHQAAWRGDLARLEVLVAAGADLAARDGRGRTALQVATHARQREAIRLLARAGAKLDALDDDRYDAITIAAVADDPATLALLLSLGASPRQTTSRYDGTALIAAAHLGHDEVVRRLIAAGAPLDHVNNLHWTALIESIVLGDGGPRHQRTLAALVDAGANLQLADRQGNTPLQLARARGYAAMIAKLEAGGAK; this is encoded by the coding sequence ATGCATCGCGCGAATCTTTGCCTGTTGCTGGCCGCGTTGGCGTTCGGCGCTGCGGCGCCGGCAGCGGCGCAGGTGCCGCCGACGGCGCCGGAGGCACTCGCCTACGAAGGCGTGCACCAGGCGGCTTGGCGTGGCGACCTCGCTCGACTCGAGGTTCTGGTCGCCGCAGGTGCCGATCTGGCGGCGCGCGACGGGCGCGGCCGCACGGCGCTGCAGGTGGCAACGCATGCACGCCAGCGCGAGGCCATCCGGCTGCTGGCCCGGGCCGGCGCGAAGCTCGATGCGCTCGATGACGACCGCTACGACGCGATCACCATTGCCGCCGTGGCCGACGATCCGGCCACGCTCGCGCTGCTGCTTTCGCTGGGCGCCAGCCCGCGCCAGACCACCAGCCGCTACGACGGCACCGCGCTGATCGCCGCGGCGCATCTTGGGCACGACGAAGTGGTGCGGCGGCTGATTGCGGCGGGTGCGCCGCTGGACCATGTCAACAACCTGCACTGGACCGCGCTGATCGAATCGATCGTGCTTGGCGACGGTGGGCCGCGGCACCAGCGCACGCTGGCGGCGCTGGTCGATGCGGGCGCCAATCTTCAACTGGCCGACCGGCAGGGCAACACGCCCCTGCAGCTGGCGCGGGCGCGCGGCTACGCAGCGATGATTGCTAAGCTCGAGGCGGGCGGCGCAAAGTAG
- a CDS encoding GlcG/HbpS family heme-binding protein, whose amino-acid sequence MHSSLRFGALAASLVLCASSVQAQQAPAAAAAAVRTERNISLELANQIAAATVAACTANGYAVAATVVDRAGVVRAVQRADTAGAHTLAASERKAWTSASAKVPTLAMMENAQKNPGAANLVNIPGFLLLGGGVPVKAGNEVIGAVGVGGAPGGHLDEQCANAGIEKVKGQLG is encoded by the coding sequence ATGCATTCGTCCCTTCGCTTCGGCGCGCTCGCCGCCTCTCTCGTCCTGTGCGCATCGAGCGTGCAGGCCCAGCAGGCCCCCGCAGCCGCCGCGGCTGCCGTGCGCACGGAGCGCAACATTTCGCTGGAACTCGCGAACCAGATCGCTGCCGCCACCGTCGCCGCATGCACGGCCAACGGCTATGCAGTCGCCGCAACCGTGGTCGACCGCGCCGGCGTGGTGCGCGCGGTGCAGCGTGCCGACACCGCCGGCGCGCACACCCTGGCCGCCAGCGAGCGCAAGGCCTGGACCTCGGCCTCGGCAAAGGTGCCCACGCTCGCGATGATGGAGAACGCCCAGAAGAATCCCGGCGCTGCCAACCTGGTGAACATCCCCGGCTTCTTGCTGCTGGGCGGGGGGGTACCGGTCAAGGCCGGCAACGAGGTGATCGGCGCGGTCGGCGTCGGTGGCGCACCGGGCGGGCACCTCGATGAGCAATGCGCCAATGCGGGCATCGAGAAGGTCAAGGGCCAGCTGGGCTGA
- a CDS encoding response regulator transcription factor, giving the protein MTNEPQSPLVHLIDDDRAVRESLALLIGTVGLRTQAWSDPQAFVASFDRGGIGAIVLDVRMPGISGLSVLDTLVAQGVDQPVIMLTGHGTVEMCRRAFKAGAAEFLEKPVDDEQLLEALQQAVRQHVRSRERTQADQAARERYAQLSEREREVLGFIVEGRTNKEIARTLTLSPRTVETHRANLFAKLECESLAQLIRRYAALAGGDAP; this is encoded by the coding sequence ATGACGAACGAGCCGCAGTCACCGCTTGTCCACCTGATCGACGACGATCGCGCGGTGCGCGAGAGCCTGGCGCTGCTGATCGGCACCGTCGGATTGCGCACCCAGGCGTGGTCTGATCCGCAAGCCTTCGTGGCGAGCTTCGACCGCGGCGGCATCGGCGCCATCGTCCTCGATGTGCGCATGCCCGGCATCAGCGGCCTCTCCGTACTCGACACGCTGGTCGCGCAAGGCGTGGACCAGCCGGTGATCATGCTGACCGGGCACGGCACAGTGGAAATGTGCCGGCGCGCATTCAAGGCCGGCGCCGCGGAGTTCCTCGAGAAGCCTGTCGATGACGAGCAATTGCTGGAGGCCCTGCAGCAGGCGGTGCGCCAGCATGTGCGCTCGCGCGAGCGGACCCAGGCCGACCAGGCGGCGCGCGAGCGGTACGCGCAGCTGTCCGAGCGCGAGCGCGAGGTCCTCGGCTTCATCGTCGAGGGGCGGACCAACAAGGAGATCGCGCGCACGCTGACGCTGTCGCCGCGCACGGTCGAGACCCACCGCGCCAACCTGTTCGCGAAGCTGGAATGCGAGTCGCTGGCGCAATTGATCCGGCGCTACGCGGCGCTGGCCGGCGGCGACGCTCCGTAG